One Mercurialis annua linkage group LG3, ddMerAnnu1.2, whole genome shotgun sequence DNA window includes the following coding sequences:
- the LOC126673975 gene encoding cytochrome P450 CYP94D108-like, which yields MEPLSLQFLLLFFISSSCIYLYFLYSSQTKSTNRGFKAYPILGVLPEFLKNRHRFLDWTTEVLSRCPNNTSVFRRPGPGNVHGIITANPLNVEHILKTNFDNYPKGERFISRLEDFLGQGIFNSDGELWKVQRKTASYEFNTKSLRSFVMENVRVEISTKLDPILYRASETNQVLDLQDIVERFAFDNICKLAFDVDFDCLGSSGNACLKFMRAFDEATTISSQRFMYTLPFLWKFNKFFLLGSEKTIKTSIKIVHEFADEIIWSRMAQRIDNKDQDLLSRFIGNGDNSPEFLRDIVISFILAGRDTTSSALSWFFWQISINPHVETNIIKELEQIRARNGKHLDDHTYSFEELREMHYLQAAISETMRLYPPVPVDTKACRNDDYLPDGTFVEKHWFVTYHTYAMGRMESIWGKDCTKFKPERWLDEDGICRQESPFKFPVFHAGPRMCLGKEMAYIQMKSVAASVIERFHIDVQNKEKCPQHLLSLTLKMKDGLHAKVKKRCNY from the coding sequence ATGGAACCCTTATCTCTTCAATTTCTTCTCTTATTTTTCATTTCCTCTTCGTGTATCTACCTATATTTTCTCTACTCTTCACAAACTAAATCCACCAATAGAGGTTTCAAAGCCTACCCTATACTAGGAGTTTTGCCTGAATTCTTGAAAAACCGCCACCGTTTCCTCGACTGGACAACCGAAGTGCTTAgccgttgtccgaataacacaTCTGTCTTTCGCCGGCCCGGTCCCGGTAATGTCCACGGGATCATCACAGCAAACCCTTTAAATGTTGAACATATTCTCAAGACAAACTTTGACAACTATCCAAAAGGGGAGAGATTCATCTCTCGCCTCGAAGACTTTCTCGGCCAAGGAATCTTCAACTCTGATGGAGAATTATGGAAAGTTCAAAGAAAGACTGCTAGCTACGAATTCAACACTAAGTCGCTTAGAAGTTTTGTGATGGAAAATGTTCGGGTTGAGATCTCGACAAAACTTGACCCGATTCTCTACAGAGCTTCGGAAACGAATCAAGTGTTGGATTTGCAAGATATAGTTGAAAGATTTGCTTTTGATAATATATGCAAACTTGCTTTCGACGTCGATTTTGATTGCTTAGGCAGTAGTGGCAATGCTTGCTTGAAGTTTATGCGTGCATTCGACGAAGCTACTACAATTAGTTCGCAAAGGTTTATGTATACTCTTCCATTCTTATGGAAATTCAACAAGTTTTTCTTGTTGGGATCAGAAAAGACAATCAAAACATCGATCAAGATTGTTCATGAATTCGCTGATGAGATTATATGGTCAAGAATGGCGCAGAGAATAGATAACAAAGATCAAGATTTACTATCGCGTTTCATCGGAAACGGTGATAACTCACCAGAATTTCTTCGAGATATTGTTATAAGCTTTATTCTAGCAGGTAGAGACACTACATCTTCAGCTCTGAGCTGGTTCTTTTGGCAAATATCAATAAATCCGCATGTGGAAACAAACATAATCAAAGAGCTTGAACAGATTAGAGCAAGGAACGGTAAACACTTGGATGATCATACTTACAGCTTTGAAGAACTTCGAGAAATGCATTATTTGCAAGCAGCTATTTCAGAGACAATGAGATTGTATCCTCCGGTACCGGTGGATACAAAAGCTTGCCGTAATGATGATTATCTGCCGGATGGTACGTTTGTAGAAAAACATTGGTTTGTAACATACCATACATATGCAATGGGCAGAATGGAGAGCATATGGGGAAAGGATTGCACTAAATTTAAGCCGGAAAGATGGCTCGATGAGGATGGGATTTGTAGGCAAGAAAGCCCGTTTAAGTTTCCGGTGTTTCATGCTGGTCCGAGGATGTGTTTAGGTAAAGAAATGGCTTATATTCAAATGAAATCAGTAGCTGCTTCGGTGATAGAGAGGTTCCATATTGATGTACAGAACAAAGAGAAATGTCCTCAGCATTTGTTGTCTTTGACTCTTAAAATGAAAGATGGCTTGCATGCCAAGGTGAAGAAAAGATGCAACTACTAG
- the LOC126672740 gene encoding protein FAR1-RELATED SEQUENCE 5-like: MTDNEYNSSGNEYRQSETSFPGFSEVDLEDYGGDGIDYSDWFKLDHGFDSDVEAITWAKSTAIKIGFELVISSHKNEGKKKLLRCARGERYRGSFTDSDSFVRKNTKTKACKCKFKIIVKLGKTAWFILTDPGISSTHNHALAVYPEGYRQMSGLSGEAKEIVRDMSAAQAKPCSIMAALKEKVPSDNPTIKQVYNYRETLRKSSFEGRDVVEQFYHMAQQNDYVHWTLAEEDTGVLTHIFMAHPDSVRLLRTYYWIIGMDSTYKTNKYKLPFFEIIGMTPCNKNFIIAYAIMKDETEGSYRWVLERLRCLIGEHIHPSAILTDRELGLMRPVSEVFPRSSHLLCTWHINKDVEDRVYRISGKNQEFAEIFKNSTWKKIIRAPSFDQYNIAVEHFRDRFKGFPGLIQYIEGTWLGHREKFVSCWTDLVLHFGNTTTCRVESAHAQLKQWLNSSTGALDTVWTNVDKVIQSQLIDIRKTLEDSRRTIGVHRRGFPFDKLSCRVSHYCLDLISKELRRMRELSTDVYDRCGCVVRSTHQIPCACELRAVVDSGITHHFH, translated from the exons atgacggataacgagtataattcgtcggGAAACGAGTACCGACAGTCGGAAACAAGTTTTCCCGGCTTTTCCGAg gttgatttagaagattatggcgGTGATGGAATTGATTACAGCGATTGGTTTAAGCTAGATCATGGGTTTGATAGTGATGTTGAAGCAATTACTTGGGCTAAGAGTACTGCTATAAAGATTGGATTTGAATTAGTCATTTCGTCACATAAGAACGAGGGGAAAAAGAAGCTTCTACGATGTGCTCGGGGTGAGCGTTACAGAGGTTCATTCACAGATTCTGATTCCTTCGTACGGAAAAATACGAAGACAAAAGCGTGTAAgtgcaaatttaaaattattgtcaaATTAGGAAAGACTGCATGGTTTATACTTACAGATCCTGGTATTTCGAGTACACACAACCATGCTCTAGCTGTGTATCCTGAAGGATACCGTCAGATGAGTGGGCTGAGTGGCGAGGCGAAAGAAATTGTGCGAGATATGAGTGCGGCACAAGCGAAGCCGTGTTCTATCATGGCagctttaaaagaaaaagtaccATCTGACAACCCTACAATAAAGCAAGTGTACAACTATAGAGAGACTTTGAGAAAGTCTAGCTTTGAGGGTAGAGATGTGGTTGAGCAATTTTATCACATGGCTCAACAAAATGATTATGTACACTGGACTCTTGCTGAGGAGGATACAGGTGTGTTGACCCATATTTTCATGGCTCATCCTGATTCAGTGAGACTACTTCGTACGTACTACTGGATCATCGGCATGGACTCCACGTACAAGACGAACAAGTACAAGCTGCCTTTTTTTGAGATTATTGGAATGACTCCTTGCAACAAGAacttcataattgcatatgcaattatgaaggATGAGACTGAAGGGAGTTACAGATGGGTATTGGAGAGACTgag GTGCTTGATTGGGGAACATATTCATCCGAGCGCTATTCTTACTGATCGAGAATTGGGGCTTATGAGACCAGTGTCAGAGGTTTTCCCACGTTCTTCTCATCTACTATGTACGTGGCACATAAATAAGGACGTAGAAGATAGAGTGTACAGAATTAGTGGGAAAAACCAAGAGTTTGCTGAAATTTTCAAGAATAGTACATGGAAGAAAATTATCAGAGCGCCAAGTTTTGATCAATATAACATAGCTGTGGAGCACTTCAGAGATcggtttaaaggttttccaggGTTGATACAGTACATTGAGGGGACTTGGCTGGGACACAGAGAGAAGTTCGTATCTTGCTGGACGGACTTAGTCCTACATTTTGGAAACACCACCACATGTAGAGTCGAGAGCGCACATGCTCAGCTTAAGCAGTGGCTCAACTCTAGCACCGGTGCTCTGGACACAGTCTGGACGAATGTCGACAAAGTTATACAGTCGCAGCTGATAGATATCCG CAAAACACTTGAGGACTCCAGACGGACTATTGGCGTACATCGACGCGGTTTTCCATTTGACAAGCTCTCATGCAGAGTGTCACATTACTGTCTGGATTTAATATCGAAAGAACTAAGGCGTATGCGAGAATTGAGTACCGATGTCTACGATCGATGTGGTTGTGTGGTTAGATCAACACATCAGATCCCCTGTGCATGTGAGCTGCGAGCGGTGGTCGATTCAGGTATCACGCACCACTTtcattga
- the LOC126673974 gene encoding cytochrome P450 CYP94D108-like, whose product MEPLSLQFLLLLSLFSFCLYLYFLYSSQAKTTKKGFKTYPILGALPEFLKNRHRFLDWTTEVLGHCPTNTAVFRRPGRVHGIITANPLNVEYILKTNFDNYPKGERFISLLEDFLGQGIFNSDGELWKVQRKTASYEFNTKSLRNFVMENVRIEISTRLYPILSGASETNQVLDLQDILERFAFDNICKLAFNVDFDCLGGNGNACLKFMRAFDEAAIISSQRFMYALPFLWKFNKFFLLGSEKVVKTSIGIVHEFADEIIRSRMAKKIDNEDQDLLSRFAGDRDNSLEFLRDIVISFILAGRDTTSSALSWFFWQISLNPQVETNIIEELEHIRAKNGKHIDDHTYTFEELREMHYLQAAISETMRLYPPVPVDTKACRNDDYLPDGTFVGKHWFISYHTYAMGRMESIWGKDCGQFKPERWLDEDRICRQESPFKFPVFHAGPRMCLGKDMAYIQMKSIAASVIERLHINVQNKEKCPEHLLSLTLKMKGGMHVKVKKRCKKLASI is encoded by the coding sequence ATGGAACCCTTATCTCTTCAATTTCTTCTATTACTTTCCCTTTTTTCTTTCTGTCTCTACCTATACTTTCTCTACTCTTCACAAGCCAAAACCACCAAGAAAGGTTTCAAAACCTACCCTATACTAGGAGCTTTGCCTGAATTCTTGAAAAACCGCCACCGTTTCCTCGATTGGACTACCGAAGTGCTCGGTCATTGTCCGACTAACACGGCTGTTTTTCGCCGGCCGGGTAGAGTCCACGGAATCATCACAGCAAACCCTTTGAATGTTGAGTATATTCTCAAGACAAACTTTGACAACTATCCTAAAGGAGAGAGATTTATTTCTCTTCTTGAAGACTTTCTTGGCCAAGGAATCTTTAACTCTGATGGAGAGTTATGGAAAGTTCAGAGAAAGACTGCGAGCTACGAATTCAACACCAAGTCACTCAGGAATTTTGTGATGGAAAATGTTCGGATTGAGATTTCGACAAGACTCTACCCGATTCTTTCCGGAGCATCGGAAACGAATCAAGTGTTGGATTTGCAGGATATATTAGAAAGGTTTGCTTTTGATAATATATGCAAACTTGCTTTCAATGTCGATTTTGATTGCTTAGGAGGTAATGGAAATGCTTGCTTGAAGTTTATGCGTGCATTTGACGAAGCTGCTATAATTAGTTCGCAAAGATTTATGTATGCTCTTCCATTCTTATGGAAATTCAACAAGTTTTTCTTGTTAGGATCCgaaaaagtagtcaaaacatCGATCGGGATTGTTCATGAATTTGCAGACGAGATTATAAGGTCAAGAATGGCGAAAAAAATAGATAATGAAGACCAAGATTTACTATCTCGATTCGCTGGAGACCGTGATAACTCGCTAGAATTTCTTCGAGATATTGTTATAAGCTTCATCCTAGCAGGCCGAGACACTACATCCTCAGCTCTGAGCTGGTTCTTTTGGCAAATATCATTAAACCCGCAAGTGGAAACGAACATAATCGAAGAGCTCGAACACATTAGAGCAAAGAACGGTAAACACATAGATGATCATACTTACACCTTTGAAGAGCTTCGTGAAATGCATTATTTACAAGCAGCTATTTCCGAGACGATGAGATTGTATCCTCCAGTACCGGTGGATACAAAAGCTTGTCGGAATGATGATTATCTGCCTGATGGTACATTTGTAGGAAAACATTGGTTCATATCGTACCATACATATGCAATGGGCAGAATGGAGAGCATATGGGGAAAGGACTGCGGTCAATTTAAGCCGGAAAGATGGCTCGACGAGGATAGGATATGTAGGCAAGAAAGCCCGTTTAAGTTTCCGGTATTTCACGCCGGTCCGAGGATGTGTTTAGGTAAGGATATGGCTTATATTCAAATGAAATCGATAGCTGCTTCGGTGATCGAGAGGTTACATATTAATGTACAGAACAAAGAGAAATGTCCTGAGCATTTGTTGTCTTTGACTCTTAAAATGAAAGGGGGCATGCATGTCAAGGTCAAGAAAAGATGCAAAAAACTAGCTAGTATTTGA